In a genomic window of Occallatibacter riparius:
- a CDS encoding FG-GAP repeat domain-containing protein, which yields MKLRPTIFGIVVSMLFLLVPSLRAQDGLRGALSREATMVHQLLGFEQHLAAADFDNDQLPDGALLLPAGFSSGERSFRVELHITSGNGGVITFSTAERGLSISALDVNRDGAPDIVIEKAFTHQRLDVYLNDGHGAFHKGRLEDFTAPDPSAPKWQSSTEQFSPSVCLPATRSSEAAGIQNACAAYLDDTRDCGLSFDAPRVQSPASAASPSRGPPSLLAL from the coding sequence ATGAAGTTGCGACCAACCATCTTCGGGATTGTCGTCTCCATGCTGTTCCTGTTAGTGCCCTCGCTCAGGGCGCAGGACGGACTGCGAGGAGCGCTGTCTCGCGAAGCTACGATGGTGCATCAGCTGCTGGGCTTCGAACAGCACCTGGCGGCAGCCGACTTCGACAACGACCAGCTACCCGATGGAGCGCTTCTTCTGCCGGCCGGGTTCTCAAGCGGCGAGAGATCGTTTCGTGTCGAGCTTCACATCACGTCGGGCAATGGTGGAGTCATCACCTTCTCCACCGCGGAGCGCGGCCTCTCGATTTCGGCGCTCGACGTAAACCGCGATGGTGCGCCGGACATCGTCATCGAGAAGGCGTTCACGCATCAGCGGCTTGATGTATATCTGAACGACGGGCACGGCGCTTTCCACAAGGGCCGGCTTGAGGATTTCACAGCGCCTGATCCCTCGGCGCCGAAGTGGCAGTCAAGCACAGAGCAATTCTCTCCATCTGTCTGTCTCCCCGCGACACGCAGCTCTGAAGCAGCAGGTATACAAAACGCGTGTGCCGCCTACCTGGACGATACACGTGACTGCGGGCTCTCGTTCGATGCGCCGCGGGTGCAATCGCCGGCCAGCGCAGCTTCTCCATCGCGCGGGCCTCCTTCTCTGTTGGCTCTATAG